The Neoarius graeffei isolate fNeoGra1 chromosome 10, fNeoGra1.pri, whole genome shotgun sequence sequence GGAATGCTACACTCTGGGTTTCCTCTCTCCAAAATAATCTCAGAGGATGCATCTGTACAGATGTTTCTGTCTCAGTGGGAGAGAATGCTGGAGCTGCTTTCTGACTAACTTTTGTAATCACTTTGTTCCACAAAATGGTTTGGAACGTCATCAAACGTCAAGACGTGATAAATGACTTGCTAAATAAGTCATCACCAAGGGCACATCTTAACATTTTGGAGGCTCGTAAAAACTTATCTCGCCCGTCTCATTTAATCTCAGGGATTAAATGAGTGATGGGGATTCTTCGTCATCATGACCGGGTCATATTGTACCAGGATCAGACTGGACACTATTTTTGTCTTTCAtaatggtcaccatgtcagattaggcaatcatagtgccataCATTCTTGCCGCGTTTTGATCAGGAGACTGGCAACACCTCAAGTTTGACCCCGACCAATCATTGTTCACATGCTTGCACGTCACTGAGGAGGAGGGACAAGGAATTGTCAATCATGGCTACAGAAGGAACGTCAAGAAAAATGACATAGGAGTTGTCAAACTTGGTGGGAAAATACAAGAAATTCTGACATGCGAGACTTTTCATCTGGGTGTCGTAGGGCGTCCGTGATGCCACATCGCCGTGCGTAAATTACGTCATACTACAAGGCCCGTTGGTCATTCCTGACATTCATAGTCGTACcaaaatcaggctgaatttgTGTAGTTTGATCCCAGTCTTATAAAGATTAGATGTTTTTTAGAGGACTGGAAAATGGAGAACAAGCCTACAGTGTACGATGAGCTCACCTTTAGGAAAATGGGTGGCTTTCGGAACACGCCCACTCCTGGAGGCGTGCCTGTTAGAAACACGTCGCCTGGGCACAGAGTCACAAACCTGTGTTCAAGACAAACAGACAGCTGAACAGAAGACATTAATAATGCATGGACACTGCAGCAATGCCCCAGTGCTCGCTGATCTGAACTGCTCACATGTGCAACACTTTCTCAGCTTAATGCTTGAATGCACTTGTGTTGTACAATTCAACGAGTATCAACCCTATGCCAGTACTGGTATCCATGCATCCCTGGAAGAATCAGAACAATGAATTTGAACGCTGCCTAAAATCAGGTCACTGAAATGTATTACATCTTCAACATCATGCACTGGATACTTACTGCGACACCCACGCCACCAGCTTCTCCGTTTTAAAGATCAGCTGATTGGTGTTGCTGTCCTGAACTACGTCACCATTAACCAGGCACCGGATCCCCAGATTGTGGACGTCTGGTTTAAAAACAGTACATTACAGTGAGTCACAAACCGTGACTCACAGCCTCATGTTTTTCACCTTCACACCAATCTTTAGTTCAGACTTCCTCACCAGACCTCACTTACCCTTCAGCGCTCCTGTGGTAACAAGGGCAGGCCCTAGCGGACAGAATGTGTCGAACGTTTTTCCCAGAAGCCACTGCTTGCCGTTCTTTTTCATCTGCCAGTCACGAGCGCTGACGTCGTTGGCTACGGTAAAGCCAGCGACATAACTCAGAGCGTCCTCCTCCTGAAAATAACCAGCATGGGCGGAATAAGCCTTTTTATCAGAATGAATTTCAAATACGGCATTCACACCAAACGTAGCTAAGATAAGATTGTCTGAGGTTTGCTTGCTGAGTTTTTGTACTGGAGCTGTGAGACTAATGTAGCTAACAAATGGAACAATTCAATGGAAATTCATCCAGACTTGCTAATGTGGTTTAGGACACGGTTCACTTACGGTAACTTATGAAGATTTTTCGTGAAGAATTAGATAAACTTGCCTCATTCCTCCAAGATATGCCTGGGTCCCAAGCATATCTTGGCTGATTGACTTTTgagatgacaatttttttttccccccagttcaTTTTTCATTGAATCAGACATTCAAGCTTGAGGATCGGAAGTAAACTATTTTTCAGAGAAAACTGTGCATATAAAATAAGCCAGTGAAGCTATAAACCATTAACATCTACCATAACttctgatttattattattttctataatcaggcaggggcggcacggtggtgtagtggttagcgctgtcgcctcacagcaagaaggtcctgggttcgagccccggggccggcgagggcctttctgtgtggagtttgcatgttctccccgtgtccgcgtgggtttcctccaggtgctccggtttcccccacagtccaaagacatgcaggttaggttaactggtgactctaaattgaccgtaggtgtgaatgtgagtgtgaatggttgtctgtgtctatgtgtcagccctgtgatgacctggcgacttgtccagggtgtaccccgcctttcgcccgtagtcagctgggataggctccagcttgcctgcgagcctgcagaaggataaagcggctagagataatgagatgagatgagatgatcaggcAGAATTTACTGTTCTGTTTTTTGTCTCATATCTTTAACATGATCTGCTTTGACTTGCCTTGATGTGCTTTCCTTTTTTTCCGATCACAAAGGCAAGCTCGACTTCCCAGTCCACCTCCTAGAAAAGAGGAGAAAAGAGTAAAGTCACCTGCTTTCCTGTTAAAGGTAAAAGGTGAAGTTTTACAAATGTACAACTGAAGACATTTTTGCATAACAACCGAACAAGCAACCTCAACCGTAGTTCATCAGCCAGGATTTTcctgagggtacttcaaaaagttttcGTCCTCACCCGGAAACAAGGGGCGTAACTCCCATTTTGAGGAACAACTGTATACTATTAAGTCTCATATcgctgtccacaaaaactcaaatattaaaagcaatcaaagaaaaaaaaggagaggaaagcttcGAGCGGGCatgatgttgctccaggacaacgcACCCGTCCACACGGCAAAGGTGGCAGGGGCAAAAGCAGCCAAATGGGTCTTTGAACTGTTGCctcatgcaccttactcacccgacctggcaccgtctgacttctaTCTGCTTCCTAAACTGAAATCCTACTCGTgtggtcgccattttcagagtgatgatgaggTCATCCGTGCTGTCAcggaggatctggaggctcaagatgtgaccttcttccaCAAACGGATAGTGAGgcttgaacatcagtggaccaaATGCAGTGAAGTTAAAGGAGTCTATGTTggaaaataatgcaagaacaatctttctcccgTGACGTTTTCTAGGTGAGGGAGGCTGAGAACGTTTTGAAGTACTCTTGTATGTTCAACACGGTTTTCTATAAATGTGTACAAAAGGATGTTACAAACAATCAGAGCGCCATCCTGAAGCTAAATCACGTTTTGATTTCTTAGCACAGCTTGATGTACATTTCATGGACGAATAATGATACGAGCTGATTTATTCGTAAATGGTTCAtgagatcatccatccattatacgtaaccgcttatcctgtgcagggtcaccggtaagttggagcctatcccagctgactacgggcgaaaggcggggtacaccctggacaagtcgccaggtcatcacagggctgacacagacacagacaaccattcacactcacattcacacctacgctcaatttagagtcaccagttaacctaacctgcatgactgtgggggaaaccggagcacccggaggaaacccacggggagaacgtgcaaactccacacagaaaggcccacgtcaACCGCTGGGCTCGCAtctagaacctttttgctgtgaggcgacagcgctaaccactacaccaccgtgccgccttcattAGATCATTCACAACAGAAATGCTACATTTGTGAAGATCCAGTTCAGAAAGAATTTAATGAAACTAAGTAATTTCATATCAAATCAATtccataaattaaaataaataagctAATGGCTAGTTAGCTTATTTATGaggacaaaagtaatggcacaCAATAAAAACAAGATAGGCGTTGGTGtgtgtattattacagcaaacgCTCTTTCACCATTTAGTCTTCGTTCATTTGTTTTCAGCTCTGCGAGTTTTACCTTTTATGGGGTTTTGTGGGCGTCACCGAAATGTAAATCAGCCATGCTGTGATAACACATGATGATTTAATTAGGATTTATAAATACAAGTATACGAATATGAAGAAACCGAAGTGAGAAAATTTGTAAATCTGGTgggaattttttttaattcagtttgTGATACGAAAATATTCACACaactttaattatttttaaaggaGACCCGATATTACTGAGCCAGACAGGGCCTTTCGAAGTGCGTGTTACGATTTAGACAGTTTGCAGAAGGCTAAACTGGTGACTAAAAGCGTCCATGGTTATTTATTAGCTACGGTATATCATCAGTGTCACTCGAAGGCAAACCTCAAGAAGGAAATGAATTCAGACACGAATCGCGAGTCCTCTCTGATTGGTCGGATTAAGGGTGAGATAGGAATAGTGTACAGTACACTTTTAGATAAATTATTCCTATAATTCTCTTATAATTGtctcatacaaacaaacaaacccacacaTTGATGATATATCTAATTTTAAACGCTAAAGTCACAATGAAAATGTGCACTGTATTAATTTACAGTGctgagcataaatgagtgcaccccctttgaaaagtaacattttaaacaatatctcaatgaacacaaacaatttccaaaatgctgacaagtttaatataacatctgtttaacttataacgggaaagtaaggctaataatataacttggattacacatttttcagttttactcaaattagggtggtgcaaaaatgagtacaccccacaacaaaaactactacatctagtgctttgtatggcctccatgatttttaatgacggcaccaagtcttctaggcatggaatgaacaagttggcgacattttgcaacatcaatctttttccattcttcaaaaatgacctcttttagtgactggatgctggatggagagcgatgctcaacttgtctcttcagaattccccataggtgttcgattgggttcagatcaggagacatacttggccactgaatcactttcaccctgttgttcttcagaaatccaacagcggccttagatgtgtgtttagtcatgttggaaaagtgcacgacgaccaagggcacggagtgatggtagcatcttctctttcagtatagagcaatacgtctgtgaattcatgatgccatcaatgaaatgcagctccccgacaccagcagcactcatgcagccccacataaggacactgccaccaccatgtttcactgtaggcaccaggcatttttctttgcattcctcacctttgcgacgccatacagttttgaagccatcagttccaaaaacatttatcttggtctcatcactccagagtatagagtcccagtagtcttcatctttgtcagcatgggccctggcaaactctaggcaggcttttttgtgcctgggctttaggagaggcttctttcgtggacagcatccatgcatgccattcctctgcagcatacgccgtattgtgtcacgggaattagtcatcccagtttggctttctacttctttagataactgcagtgaacttgcatgccgattttcttcaacccttttcatcagaagacgctcctgtcgaggtgttaacttccgtggacgacctggacgtctctgtgagatggttgcagttccagctttcttaaatttttgtcccgcttttgctacagtattctgactgataagtaaagctttgctgatcttcttgtagccttcacctttgtggtggaaagaaattattttctttgaggaattctgaagagacaagttgagcatcactctccatccagcatccagtcactaaaagaggtcgttgttgaagaatggaaaaagattgatgttgcaaaatgtcgccaacttgttcattccatgcctagaagacttggtgctgccattaaaaatcatggaggccatacaaagtactagatggagttgttgtggggtgtactcatttttgcaccaccctaatttgagtaaaactgaaaaaatgtgtaatctaagtttatattattaaccttactttcacgttataagttaaacagatgttatattaaattttgtcctggcaacattttggaaattgtttgtgttcattgagatattgtttaaaatgttacttttcaaagggggtgcactcatttacgctcagcactgtagctATATTATCATTTGTCCAAACTGAGACTTGTAACCTGGCTCTCGTTTGGCAGTTGGATGTCATCGTAAGGGCCCGTGATGGCGGAGGGGAACTTGCTGAAGATGATGGGCTCAGAGGGGATGGGGGCGTTCTGCTCCAGGCAGTGGTCTCTGTAGTTCATACCCACACACACGACCTTATCTGGGCCGGTGACTGGAGACAGGAGCTGGATATCAGAATGAGGGAGCACACACTCGCCACTGGACACGGCTCTGAAACAGAGGTAGAATCCTGGCGTTAGAAAGCGCTTCTGAATTGGTTTCACACCATCTGAACTTGCAAAACTGAACTGCACACacttaaaggtgtattactgACCATTTGAGGACTTGGACAGATTTTACACTTTGCTGTAAAAACCTCCCGAGCAGTTATACAGACTATAACAACCTACATTTTCACCCATTTGCTAACAAATCATGAGTTGAACGATGCCAAAAGCTGTTTGACACAACCTGTGAGCGATTGGCTCCCTCTAGTGCCTCACAGTGTGGTTAGAGACGTGATCAGTGTTTTAAAAGCATGATTTCCAATAACATTTTGTTGGCCAACTGGTATTGATCGATTACTGGAGGTAAATTTTAACAGCTGATATTGATCTTTAGATAAAAGGGCAACGTTTTAATCATGTTTCAGTCATTAGATTGTTCGTTATAGTTTACTTTTAGTCAACTAAACCTGAACTCAATCTTATAGAATGAATTCTCACTTCTAAGCCGTTTTGGATAAAATATCATCATCAAGCAAGTTCATGAAGTCCGTCCCACCTCTGAGCGCACTCCATGCCCTTCTCTCCCAGTTCCAAGAACTCTCTCATGGTGGACGGTACAGACTGATCAAACACCTTCAGGTCGACGACACCATTCTGTCTCTCAACACCGACCCTGACGCTTCCCTCGGCTCCCCGTTGGCAGAACTGGACCAGATGCATGCTGGCTGAGGTTAGGGAGCGTGAGCCTGAGCCTACAGGAAACACATGACGGAGTCTCTTCAAACTGAGCCACGAACCCCACACCACTCTCATCTACTCACGCACAGAGGTGAAGGAAGAGGAAGAGAAACAAGAAGGTCTCAAGATCAGAAAAAAAGAATGCGATTTGAGTCTTagctttatacagtggtgcttgaaagtttgtgaaccctttagaattgtctatatttctgcataaatatgaccaaaaacatcatcagattttcacacaagtcctaaaagtagataaagagaacccagttaaacaaatgagacaaaaatattagacttggtcatttatttcttgaggaaaatgatccatatctgtgagtggcaaaagtatgtgaacctctaggattagcagttaatttgaaggtgaaattagagtcaggggttttcaatcaatgggatgacaatcaggtgtgagtgggcaccctgttttatttaaagaacagggatctatcaaagtctgatcttcacaacgcatgtttgtggaagtgtatcatggcacgaacaaaggagatttctgaggacctcagaaaaagcattgttgatgctcatcaggctggaaaaggttacaaaaccatctctaaagagtttggacttcaccaatccacagtcagacagattgtgtacaaatggagggaattcaagaccattgttaccctccccaggagtggtcgaccaacaaagatcactccaagagcaaggcgtgtaatagtcagcgaggtcacaaaggaccccagggtaacttctaaataactgaagacctctctcacattggctaatgttcatgagtccaccatcaggagaacactgaacaacaatggtgtgcatggcagggttgcaaggagaaagccactgctctccaaaaagaacattgctgctcatctgcagtttgctaaagatcacgtggacaagccagaaggctattggaaaaatgttttgtggacggatgagaccaaaatagaactttttggtttcaatgagaagcgttatatttggagaaaggaaaacactgcattccagcataagaaccttatcccatctgtgaaacatggtggtggtagtatcatggtttgggcctgttttgctgcatctgggccaggacggcttgccatcattgatggaacaatgaattctgaattttaccagcaaattctaaaggaaaatgtcaggatatctgtccatgaactgaatttcaagagaaggtgggtcatgcagcaagacaacgaccctaagcacacaagtcgttctaccaaagaatggttaaagaagaataaagttaatgttttggaatggccaagtcaaagtcctgaccttaatccaatggaaatgttgtggaaggacctgaagcgagcagttcatgtgaggaaacccaccaacatcccagagttgaagctgttctgtacggaggaatgggctaaaattcctccaagccggtgtgcaggactgatcaacagttaccgcaaacatttagctgcagttattgctgcacaagggggtcacaccagatactgaaagcaaaggttcacatacttttgccactcacagatatgtaatattggatcattttcctggataaataaatgactgaaataatattttgtctcatttgtttaactgggttctctttatctacttttaggacttgtgtgaaaatctgatgatgttttaggtcatatttatgcagaaatatagaaaattctaaagggttcacaaactttcaagcaccactgtatatgatgtTTTGTATGATTAAATCCGAAATCTTTTAAGAAACGCATCAAATCCAGTATAATGCTGAACACATGACAGGCAGGTAGCATTGCATCATTAAATCATTCTATtatttcacaaacaaaaaggacccaaatttatcaaaaacaattcagcaacttcctcatgagtgacacatTGAAAAatatcacggttttggttctccatgtcccagatggagctcgtatgaaaaacaggagtggtgtatttcccagtaaaacactcatgtccatataatatacattattatccatacaggatactttttttgtggaataaaaacatgtattctattctatttggATTTCatccatttggtttgatagcatgcaatattgttatcatatcgcttgttCTACATGCATcacgtcactctatccaatgaagaatgagcgttgaatatggtctaCGACATTGCCTGGTTGTCaacacaacatgacgtcacatgtcagagatgtaaaacttccacgcttgtGAGTGGGTGACTGTGACAACTGGTAAACAaaaatggccgccaggtttgcttcgttaaatacggaagactcggaaagaattttgaaagagaaaaacgcgttgaacacccgaaaggaatgtgtatgcataataatattggctggctttttttcatggtatatcagatatattccattcagctactcatcttcgactcgttcagtatcttgCTAGCTAtattgaatatatctgatataccacgaaaaaagccagccaatattatttaaatataacacATCCCTCATCaaatctgagtgtgaatggttggttgtctgtctatgtgtcagccctgtgatgacctggcgactcgtccagggtgtaccccgcctttcgcccgtagtcagctgggataggctccagcttgcctgcaaccttgcacaggataagtggcaacagataatggatggatggatatccctcatcaaaaaattcccgtacAGGGATTGGCTAAGGATGGGTCACATGCCAGAAAATAGTTTCattattgattaagcaatgtggggcagtatggtggtgtagtggtcagcgctgtcgcctcacagcaagaaggtccgggttcgagccctgtagccgacaagggcctttctgtgcggagtttgctaaataaattcattcattcatatgctgtgagtcagtcatggtatatcctggatataccatgaactgatgtcacaattttaTTCTATCTGGCCGACTCGAGTTACAGCTGTGAGTTAGACCTCctaattttttttccagaattaTTTCTAATTCTTTAGAGTCTAAACTTTTAGTTtgaaattttttgatgagggatataaattaaATATACCATGTACAGGGAGgcaccggttgaaattatggattctcttttcGGTGACTGACATGGtcacaaaatagtactatacCAGTCACTTCAGTTCAGAGAATCCATGATTTCAAtcagtgcctctcagtgcatggtatatttgattgataaatgtacaaccccgattccaaaaaagttgggacaaagtacaaattgtaaataaaaatggaatgccataatttacaaatctcaaaaactgatattgtattcacaatagaacatagacaacatatcaaatgtcgacagtgagacattttgaaatttcatgacagcaacacatctcaaagttgggacaggggcaataaggcagctgggccatagaaggttcacgctgcatgctgcacactacacgctacacgcgtgtaaagaaaagtggacaaacgtagcatgacttgctctgggccatagaacggcgttcacgttgcacgctgcacacttcacgcgtgaagcgtgaaatgaacatgcacacttttttctaggcgtgaagatggaaattccagtcaatgcatgcggtcaccgccgcgccagccaatcagaacgggtctagggagataactctatgctttcaggggaaaacttcagaaaaaatataattgaatggtataattgaaaaatagttcttcatcgggattgtcaagcagattatagaatgttcggtgaaattcaccacgggtttctctcagaaggaagtgttctcggctccaaattctgttcctttttctcttcctctgtctcagtaaaagcagaatgaggcaatcatcgtcatccgaagagtccatattgttggttactcggtcaaagtagaacagacgcaacacgtgaacatccaagcatgaagtttaatggcccagggtccggttcttcacgtgaacgtgtagcgtgcagcgtgcagcatgcagcgtgcagcgtgaaccttctatggcccagctgcctaagaggctggaaaagttaaaggtacaaaaaaggaacagctggagaaccaaattgcacctcattaggtcaattggcaataggtcatgactgggtataaaaagagcatcttggagtggcagcggctctcagaagtaaagatgggaagaggatcaccaatccccctaattctgcgccgacaaatagtggagcaacatcagaaaggagttcgacagtgtaaaattgcaaagagtttgaacatatcatcatctacagtgcataatatcaaaagattcagagaatctggaagaatctctgtgcgtaagggtcaaggccggaaaaccatactgggtgcccgtgatcttcgggcccttagacgacactgcatcacatacaggcatgcttctgtattggaaatcacaaaatgggctcaggaatatttccagagaacattatctgtgaacaca is a genomic window containing:
- the fahd2a gene encoding fumarylacetoacetate hydrolase domain-containing protein 2A isoform X2; translation: MRVVWGSWLSLKRLRHVFPVGSGSRSLTSASMHLVQFCQRGAEGSVRVGVERQNGVVDLKVFDQSVPSTMREFLELGEKGMECAQRAVSSGECVLPHSDIQLLSPVTGPDKVVCVGMNYRDHCLEQNAPIPSEPIIFSKFPSAITGPYDDIQLPNESQEVDWEVELAFVIGKKGKHIKEEDALSYVAGFTVANDVSARDWQMKKNGKQWLLGKTFDTFCPLGPALVTTGALKDVHNLGIRCLVNGDVVQDSNTNQLIFKTEKLVAWVSQFVTLCPGDVFLTGTPPGVGVFRKPPIFLKKGDVVECQIEEIGSIRNKVV
- the fahd2a gene encoding fumarylacetoacetate hydrolase domain-containing protein 2A isoform X3; translation: MHLVQFCQRGAEGSVRVGVERQNGVVDLKVFDQSVPSTMREFLELGEKGMECAQRAVSSGECVLPHSDIQLLSPVTGPDKVVCVGMNYRDHCLEQNAPIPSEPIIFSKFPSAITGPYDDIQLPNESQEVDWEVELAFVIGKKGKHIKEEDALSYVAGFTVANDVSARDWQMKKNGKQWLLGKTFDTFCPLGPALVTTGALKDVHNLGIRCLVNGDVVQDSNTNQLIFKTEKLVAWVSQFVTLCPGDVFLTGTPPGVGVFRKPPIFLKKGDVVECQIEEIGSIRNKVV
- the fahd2a gene encoding fumarylacetoacetate hydrolase domain-containing protein 2A isoform X1, yielding MKQTDSDTVVEEGFRNFPHSTTSSGSRSLTSASMHLVQFCQRGAEGSVRVGVERQNGVVDLKVFDQSVPSTMREFLELGEKGMECAQRAVSSGECVLPHSDIQLLSPVTGPDKVVCVGMNYRDHCLEQNAPIPSEPIIFSKFPSAITGPYDDIQLPNESQEVDWEVELAFVIGKKGKHIKEEDALSYVAGFTVANDVSARDWQMKKNGKQWLLGKTFDTFCPLGPALVTTGALKDVHNLGIRCLVNGDVVQDSNTNQLIFKTEKLVAWVSQFVTLCPGDVFLTGTPPGVGVFRKPPIFLKKGDVVECQIEEIGSIRNKVV